A stretch of DNA from Rhodothermales bacterium:
CGTGCCGATAGCGCTGTTCTTCCGTGCGTCTGAGGTAGCCCTCCCAGGAGAGATCGCCTGACCTCAGCCCCCGAGCCATGGAGAGGAGTGCCTCCACGAACGTAAAGCAGTCGAACGCGTCCAGGCGTGCCACCACGACCTCGTGCCCAAATCCGTCCAGTGGCCCGACAACGTAGGGGGCTCCGAGAAAACGCGGACCCAGCGCGGCCATGATTTCGGCGATGGGCCTGTCTGGCAGCCCCTGCTGTACGGCCCACGCCATCAGCTCGTGGAATCGTTGCTCCGTGCTGTCGGTCGGGGCGTGCGCGTGCGACCCCGCAAATCGTGTCCCCGCGGCACCGGACTGCGCGTCAGTGTCGTGAGTGGGCTCGGTCTGGAGGACGGCAGCCTGGGCAGGCAGGTGTGCCGGAGTTTCGCGGCCGGAGCAGCCAGCGAAAAGGACCAGGAGTAACAGCAGTCGCAGCATGGGCAACAGACGCACGTAGCGGCCATCCGGTTCTGCCAGGTGCGACTTGCAGCACCAGACCGCGGGCTACCGACGGGGAAGCAACCTCAGGGCGGCCCGACCGTTCTCTGGAGACCGGTTTGCTCCGGTACCACCCACAAGAAATCAATAGTATCGACATGTCCCATTCGCTTCCTGACCTTCCGTACGCCCACGATGCCCTGGAGCCGCACGTTGATGCCCGCACCATGGAGATCCACCACGGAAAGCACCATCAGGGCTATGTCAACAAACTGAACGCCGCGCTGGAGGGCCACGATGCCCTGGCAGGCAAATCCATTGAGGAGCTGCTACGCGGCATCGACAGCGTGCCGGCCGATATTCGTGACGGTGTGCGCAACAACGGTGGCGGACACGCCAACCACTCGCTGTTCTGGAGCGTGATGTCTCCGTCCGGTGGCGGCGCTCCGCAAGGCGCCCTGGCCTCGGCAATCGACAGCGCTTTCGGATCCTTTGACGCGTTCAAGGAGAAGTTCGCCGCGGCAGCAGGCACGCGCTTTGGGAGCGGCTGGGCCTGGCTGGTTGTCACGGGGGACGGCGGCCTTGACGTCTACTCGACGGCCAATCAGGACAGTCCCTACATGCAGGGCCATACTCCCATCCTCGGGCTGGATGTCTGGGAGCACGCCTACTACCTCAACTACCAGAATCGCCGTCCGGACTATGTGTCGGCCTTCTGGAACGTCGTGAATTGGACGGCGGTCTCGTCGAATTTCGACGCCGCGAAGTAGGTCTCGAGTACGAACCTGGCGGGGGCGGCCGGACTCCGGTCGCCCCCTCTTTGTATGCGGCTGCCAGATCACATTTCGCTCCTGGAGCTCTCGGCACATTCCGTTTCGGATGAGGAGGCCGCCGGCTACCTGACACCGGAGGAGCGCACCCGTCGGATGAGTTTCCGACATGAGGGTCGGAGACGATCGTTTGCACTCGGTCGCATGGCGGCCCGAACGCTCCTGGCTGAACGGCTTGGGTGTCCGGCCCTGAAGGTTCCGCTTTCCGTGCGCGAGGACGGCTCGCTGGAGGTGGTGGATTCGCCTCTCAGAGTATCCATTTCGCACAGCGGTGCGCTGGCGGCCGCGACCGTCGCGCCCTGTGCCGTCGGCGTCGATCTGGAGGCCATGAAACGCCGGCCGGAAAGCCTGTTCAGGTTCATCCTCGGGCCCTCT
This window harbors:
- a CDS encoding 4'-phosphopantetheinyl transferase superfamily protein translates to MRLPDHISLLELSAHSVSDEEAAGYLTPEERTRRMSFRHEGRRRSFALGRMAARTLLAERLGCPALKVPLSVREDGSLEVVDSPLRVSISHSGALAAATVAPCAVGVDLEAMKRRPESLFRFILGPSETSLRDAVELPAWQQIVLFWSLKESVLKGQRTGLRMSPKALRLEVDLEDCAAVIHGDRQWTSRFEMDQERVLVVSWSPDQAYQECFAPNAH
- a CDS encoding superoxide dismutase; the protein is MSHSLPDLPYAHDALEPHVDARTMEIHHGKHHQGYVNKLNAALEGHDALAGKSIEELLRGIDSVPADIRDGVRNNGGGHANHSLFWSVMSPSGGGAPQGALASAIDSAFGSFDAFKEKFAAAAGTRFGSGWAWLVVTGDGGLDVYSTANQDSPYMQGHTPILGLDVWEHAYYLNYQNRRPDYVSAFWNVVNWTAVSSNFDAAK